A stretch of DNA from Pseudonocardia hierapolitana:
CAGCACCGTCGCCACCGGCGGCTGCCGCACGAGCTGGTAGGCCACCAGACCCGGTATGACGAAGCCGAGCGTCTCGTGGGCGAAGATCAGCGGGTAGTCGCGCTGCACCAGCAGGAACAGGCCGGTCGAGAGCAGCACCGACAGCATCATCACGGCCGCGAACAGGCGCTTGCCGTAGAGGATCACGGCCCGTTGCAGGCCCCTCAGGCAGAGGTAGGTGACCACCGTGACGGCCGCGATCACGGCCACCTTGCGCGCGTCCTCCACCAGCGTGAGCGCGAGCCAGCCGGGGGTGATCATCCCGCCTGGCGAGAGGTTCGTGGTGAGGTAGCAGACGAGCGCGAACAGCAGGCCGATCGCGAGCGCGACGGTGGCCGCCTGCGGAGCGAGGGATCCGGCCAGCATCAGGCGACCCTCACCCGCAGCTGCGGCCTCGGCAGGGCGGCCATCCGGGACAGCAGCACCTCGCCCTGGCCGTGGATGTTGCCCACCGCCACCACGGACCCCACACCGTCCGGGCCGATCACGACCGCGTCGAGCAGCGCATCCACCTCGAGCGCGCCGCCCAGGTCGACGACCCGGTCGGCGAGCTCGCGCGGCACCCGGCCGCGCGCCGTGTGGGTCTGCTCCCCGATCAGCACGATCCGTTCTGGCCGGACCCGGCCGGACAGCTCCCCCATCTGCCCGTTGCGCTCGACGCGGTCGGGACGGCAGTTCACCACCATCGTGAGTGGCTGGGAGATCAGGCCGCGACGCCGCAGGAGGTCGATGTTCATCAGCGTCGACTCGGGGTCGTTCGCGGCGAACACGTTGCCGAACGCGACCCGGCCCCGGTGCGTCGCGTAGTTCTCCACGGTGACCGTGCCGGGATCGGGGTTGGCCGCCACCATGCCGGCCATCGCCTCGCCGCGGCCGATGCCCGAGAGCTGGGCGACGGCGAGCGCGATCGCCACGTTCTCCTTGAAGGTGATCCAGCGGAACCGTTCCATCTCGTCGTCCCGCACCGACTCCGGGTCCACCGCGACGAGCCGGCAGCCGCGCCGGTCGGCCTCTTCCTGCAGGATGTGCAGCCGCTCGCGCTCCGCGGTGACGCAGGTCCCGCCCGCGGGCATCGACCGCGAGAGCGAGCGGGCGACGTCGTCGAGGGTGGGGCCCATCTCGTCGAGGTGGTCCTCGCGGACGTTGCAGATCACGCAGATCGTGGAGCGCACCAGCTTCTTCTCGTTGATCTCCTGCAGGTCCGGCAGCACGGCCATGCACTCGATCACGAGCGCGTCCGGCTTCCAGGACGCCGCCCGGCGCACGATGCCGATCTGCTCGACGACGTTGGCGATCCCGAACTTGCGGTGCACCGGCTCCTCGGTGCCGTCCGGGAGGATGAAGCGGGCGGCCGTTCCCGTGGTCTTCGCGACGACCCGCATCCCGCCCCCGCGCATGGCTCCGGCGCAGAGCCGGGTGATCGAGCTCTTGCCGCGGATGCCGTTCACCACGATCCGCTGGGGCATGGAGCGCAGGCGCCGGTGGTGGCCGCGCTGCTCGACGATCCCGGCGACCAGCAGGATCAGGCAGCCGGCGACGTACACGCCGAACAGGAACGTCACGCGCGCGCCACCCTCCGGACGGTCCGCGTCGCGGCCAGCCGGTTGGTCGCCTCCACGGCGGTGCCGATCTCGTCGAGCCGCTGCGGGGCGAGCGGCGCCACGGTCTCCCCCACCGCGAGGCGCTCGACGTGCCCGGCGAGCCTGCGGGCCGGCGCGACGACCGTGACCGCCGTCCAGGCGAGCGCCGCGCACGCGAGGCTCGCCGCCACCACGATCGCGACGAGCGCGGCGCGCCGGTTCCCGTCACCCGCGAAGGCCGCGGCGACGACATCCTGGTCCTCGACGAGCACCCAGCCCAGATCGGTCGCCGTGCCGGGCGGGGTCACCCGCTGCGCCGCGGCCACCCGCCCGTCCTCCGGGGTGTCCACGGCCGGGGTACCTCCGGACGCCGCGGCGGCGAGCGCACCGAGCGCCGGGTCGTCCAGCGGGTCGAACGCCGTGTAGCCGCTGCTGTCGAGCACGGTGGCCCGCTGCCCGTCGACGACCCGCGTGTGGCCGCCGGACCCGCGGATCACGGTGTTCAGGGCGCGTGGATCGAACTCGGCCACCAGTGCGCTCGCGCCGTCCCACATCGGGGACGAGGCGCGCACGAGCGGTTCGCTGCCAGCGTTGTTGGCCTGCACGACCCTCGGCCCGCCCGGTGGGACCTCGATCGCGCTGCTGGGCGCAGGCCCCGCCGTCGCGACCGGCTGCCCGGACGCGTCGACGACCGTCACGGAGCGGAAGAGCGGCTCCGCCGCGAGCACCTCGGCCGCCGTGGTTGCGGGGTCGGTGATCGCGGCACCGGTCGGCAGGCCGGCCGCGCGTTCGACGACCGCCAGCCCGCCGCGCAACGCGCCGTGCAGTTCCTCCGCCTGGGCCGCGGCGCTCGCGCCCGCGTCACGGACGACGGCGTCGGTCTGCGGCTCGACGCCGCCGACGGTCACCACGGCCGCCGGGATCGCCCAGCCCAGCACGAGGGCGGCGACCACACCGAGCGTGGCGGGCAACGGCACCCGGTGGCGGGCGCGGGCGCCCCGCCGGCCGGGCCGGATGCGACGGAAGCGGTACAGCGCCAGCGCGACGCGGTCGAGCTCCGCGATCCGGGCGCGGGGAACGAGATCGACGCGGTCCTCAGCCGCCATGCGGGCCATCGCCGCGGCGAAGCGCCGGACCGGGCGGACGACGAAGCCCCACAGCAGGACGTACGCGGCGATCGTCACCAGCGCGAGCCCGGCAGGGACCCACCAGTCCGGCCATCCGGCCCCGAACAGCGCGATCACCGCGAGCGCAACCGCTCCGGCCAGCAACGCGGCCAGCGCGACGAGGGG
This window harbors:
- the pgsB gene encoding poly-gamma-glutamate synthase PgsB; translation: MTFLFGVYVAGCLILLVAGIVEQRGHHRRLRSMPQRIVVNGIRGKSSITRLCAGAMRGGGMRVVAKTTGTAARFILPDGTEEPVHRKFGIANVVEQIGIVRRAASWKPDALVIECMAVLPDLQEINEKKLVRSTICVICNVREDHLDEMGPTLDDVARSLSRSMPAGGTCVTAERERLHILQEEADRRGCRLVAVDPESVRDDEMERFRWITFKENVAIALAVAQLSGIGRGEAMAGMVAANPDPGTVTVENYATHRGRVAFGNVFAANDPESTLMNIDLLRRRGLISQPLTMVVNCRPDRVERNGQMGELSGRVRPERIVLIGEQTHTARGRVPRELADRVVDLGGALEVDALLDAVVIGPDGVGSVVAVGNIHGQGEVLLSRMAALPRPQLRVRVA
- a CDS encoding HAMP domain-containing protein — protein: MRFPPFPESRSAVGVRGGPLVALAALLAGAVALAVIALFGAGWPDWWVPAGLALVTIAAYVLLWGFVVRPVRRFAAAMARMAAEDRVDLVPRARIAELDRVALALYRFRRIRPGRRGARARHRVPLPATLGVVAALVLGWAIPAAVVTVGGVEPQTDAVVRDAGASAAAQAEELHGALRGGLAVVERAAGLPTGAAITDPATTAAEVLAAEPLFRSVTVVDASGQPVATAGPAPSSAIEVPPGGPRVVQANNAGSEPLVRASSPMWDGASALVAEFDPRALNTVIRGSGGHTRVVDGQRATVLDSSGYTAFDPLDDPALGALAAAASGGTPAVDTPEDGRVAAAQRVTPPGTATDLGWVLVEDQDVVAAAFAGDGNRRAALVAIVVAASLACAALAWTAVTVVAPARRLAGHVERLAVGETVAPLAPQRLDEIGTAVEATNRLAATRTVRRVARA
- a CDS encoding poly-gamma-glutamate biosynthesis protein PgsC/CapC, producing the protein MLAGSLAPQAATVALAIGLLFALVCYLTTNLSPGGMITPGWLALTLVEDARKVAVIAAVTVVTYLCLRGLQRAVILYGKRLFAAVMMLSVLLSTGLFLLVQRDYPLIFAHETLGFVIPGLVAYQLVRQPPVATVLATSAVSLASYGVLASGLVLGAVTAL